From Ignatzschineria sp. RMDPL8A, a single genomic window includes:
- the holA gene encoding DNA polymerase III subunit delta, with the protein MRIQADQLPQLLPQNSAWRGLLVAGDEPYLVIEAQDFVRHFLRDQAGFLERDLFEVASGFDWNDFRESTQSLSLFSERKIVELRFQNRPDTVAQRHLLEYFENPSPDIFLLVSVPRLTNQQLKAKWADAFDKKGAVMPIYPPRPYEYPRWIVARARQKGLRLSDDAIDLLAVHNEGNLFSVMQELDYLALFYGNDPVSGEGLKEALTQSSRFITFDLGDALLAGDIERIFRIIDGLREEGEPATLVNWVLHKEIATLGMMKAELDNGAPMQEVLKSVWQNKRPLYQGALRRFSPKLWQHLAEMLVQIDEAIKGELKEDPWNAILRVSFALAGKRLLSLSATVTP; encoded by the coding sequence ATGCGCATTCAAGCCGATCAGTTACCGCAATTACTTCCCCAAAATTCTGCGTGGCGCGGACTTTTGGTCGCGGGCGATGAACCCTATTTGGTCATCGAGGCGCAGGATTTTGTACGGCATTTTTTACGGGATCAAGCGGGCTTTTTAGAGCGGGATCTCTTTGAGGTGGCTAGCGGATTTGATTGGAATGATTTTCGTGAATCAACGCAGAGTCTTTCGCTCTTTTCTGAACGAAAAATTGTAGAACTCCGCTTTCAAAATCGCCCCGATACCGTGGCGCAGCGGCACCTACTTGAATATTTCGAAAACCCCTCCCCCGATATATTCCTACTAGTGAGCGTTCCGCGCTTAACGAATCAACAGCTGAAAGCCAAATGGGCGGACGCTTTTGATAAAAAGGGCGCAGTGATGCCGATCTATCCGCCGCGACCTTATGAATATCCCCGCTGGATTGTCGCTCGTGCCCGTCAAAAAGGATTGAGGCTTTCGGATGATGCGATCGATCTTTTAGCGGTTCATAATGAGGGGAATCTCTTTTCGGTGATGCAAGAGCTCGATTATCTTGCGCTCTTTTATGGCAATGATCCGGTAAGCGGAGAGGGTCTAAAAGAGGCGTTGACGCAAAGCTCGCGGTTTATCACTTTTGATCTTGGCGATGCGCTATTGGCCGGCGATATTGAGCGAATTTTCCGCATTATTGATGGCCTTCGTGAAGAGGGAGAGCCGGCCACTCTTGTCAACTGGGTGCTCCACAAAGAGATCGCAACTCTTGGCATGATGAAAGCGGAACTTGATAATGGTGCACCGATGCAAGAGGTACTGAAAAGTGTGTGGCAAAATAAACGCCCGCTCTATCAAGGGGCACTGAGACGATTTTCGCCCAAATTGTGGCAACATTTAGCGGAGATGCTCGTCCAGATCGATGAAGCGATCAAAGGGGAGTTGAAAGAAGATCCTTGGAATGCTATTTTGCGCGTCTCTTTTGCGTTAGCAGGCAAACGCCTCCTTTCGCTAAGTGCCACGGTGACGCCTTAA
- the scpB gene encoding SMC-Scp complex subunit ScpB, whose translation MSDALFHETHNKDSFMQLDAMVEAVLMAAKAPLTINDLCDIFRENGISNDEMTEVLEALQETLSGRGVELVEVASGWRLQVPARYNHWVERLFEERQERYSSALFETLALIAYQQPVTRGEIESVRGVAVSTNIIRTLEEREWIKVVGRKETPGRPLLYATTEKFLDDFNLKSLEELPLLEDSILLDEAKQREVEFNETQTRPASA comes from the coding sequence ATGAGTGATGCACTTTTTCATGAAACGCACAACAAGGATAGTTTTATGCAGTTAGATGCGATGGTGGAAGCGGTATTAATGGCCGCAAAAGCCCCTCTTACCATTAATGATTTATGCGATATTTTTAGAGAAAACGGCATCAGCAATGATGAGATGACCGAGGTGCTCGAAGCGCTCCAAGAGACTTTGTCGGGGCGGGGTGTTGAGCTGGTGGAAGTGGCAAGTGGTTGGCGTCTTCAAGTGCCGGCGCGCTATAACCATTGGGTGGAGCGTCTTTTTGAAGAGCGTCAAGAGCGCTACAGTTCAGCCCTTTTTGAAACGCTTGCGCTTATTGCCTATCAGCAACCAGTTACCCGCGGGGAGATTGAATCGGTGCGCGGCGTTGCGGTGAGTACCAATATTATTCGCACTCTTGAAGAGCGTGAATGGATTAAGGTGGTGGGCCGTAAAGAAACGCCCGGTCGCCCACTTTTATATGCCACAACTGAAAAATTTCTCGATGATTTTAATCTCAAAAGTTTGGAAGAGTTGCCACTTCTTGAAGATTCTATTTTGCTCGATGAAGCGAAACAGCGTGAAGTGGAATTTAATGAGACGCAAACACGGCCCGCCTCGGCGTAA